A stretch of Schaalia odontolytica DNA encodes these proteins:
- a CDS encoding S8 family peptidase: protein MTTPASSTARLLGVVTSTLALTVGTAALPSGPARAADTITAADQPYVSYYRLDELHATGLTGEGVTIAIIDGEVDTKAPELSSTTITDKTPCTVTSSPFARTHGTAVASVIGADGYGVAPSAMILSYRSSLSGQGDVSGDDCRGDFGVRKDSYASLANHAMNDGATIINMSVSSDDRDVFLKWAVARAMSQGVIIVTASGNSGRDGNSRSLAWWSGVVGVGAIDTQGAVVASSSSGDGLVSAAVSGPVTVHDYSSRQTTQVSGTSISSPLVAGFLALARQKWPEATANQLLQLLVHTGTNPDHTWNEHTGYGPIDPAAMLATDPTQFPDENPLANKGDASTPTPEEIQQYEDGVVSPFDIAFDNSYVYRGLDQSTLFDNRNPYPTHLGTSPRYHGK, encoded by the coding sequence ATGACGACACCTGCCTCTTCTACGGCGCGCCTGCTCGGCGTCGTCACCTCGACGCTGGCGCTCACTGTGGGGACCGCGGCACTACCCTCCGGCCCGGCGCGGGCGGCGGACACGATCACGGCAGCGGATCAGCCGTACGTCTCCTACTACCGCCTCGACGAGCTGCACGCCACCGGCCTGACGGGTGAAGGCGTCACTATCGCGATCATCGACGGCGAGGTTGACACGAAAGCCCCCGAGCTGTCGAGCACAACCATCACGGACAAGACGCCGTGCACGGTGACGTCCAGCCCGTTCGCGCGGACCCACGGCACGGCGGTGGCCTCGGTCATCGGCGCCGACGGATACGGGGTCGCTCCCTCGGCGATGATCCTCTCGTACCGATCGAGCCTGTCCGGGCAGGGCGACGTGTCCGGCGATGACTGCCGCGGTGACTTCGGCGTGCGAAAGGATTCCTACGCGTCCCTCGCCAACCACGCGATGAATGACGGTGCGACGATCATCAACATGTCGGTGTCGAGCGACGACCGGGACGTCTTTTTGAAGTGGGCGGTCGCTCGAGCCATGTCTCAAGGCGTCATCATCGTCACCGCGAGCGGGAACTCTGGCCGGGATGGGAACTCTCGGTCGCTTGCCTGGTGGTCGGGCGTTGTCGGCGTCGGCGCCATCGACACTCAGGGTGCCGTCGTGGCGTCCTCATCCAGCGGCGACGGACTCGTCTCTGCAGCCGTGAGCGGCCCCGTGACCGTGCACGACTATTCCTCCCGACAGACCACGCAGGTCAGCGGCACGTCGATTTCCTCTCCCCTTGTTGCTGGTTTCCTGGCCTTAGCCCGCCAGAAGTGGCCCGAGGCGACCGCGAATCAGTTGCTCCAACTCCTCGTTCACACGGGCACCAACCCGGACCACACCTGGAACGAGCACACCGGCTACGGTCCGATCGACCCGGCTGCGATGCTGGCGACCGACCCAACCCAATTCCCGGATGAGAATCCCCTGGCGAACAAGGGTGACGCGTCGACGCCGACTCCGGAGGAGATCCAGCAGTACGAGGACGGGGTCGTCTCTCCCTTCGACATAGCCTTCGACAACTCCTACGTTTACCGAGGCCTGGACCAGAGCACGCTATTCGACAACCGCAACCCCTACCCCACCCACCTGGGGACCAGCCCGCGCTACCACGGCAAGTAA
- a CDS encoding YbjN domain-containing protein: MNVPYVVPEDDVTPYPADFERVVQAVREMGYALDVIEKGRAAGAIFDEIPFLVSFDAAGRFLSIRALWESDLPAESAEPALFATADNWNREKYFPTVYTATSPEGTLGVYADFVVDTEAGLSDVQLRDAISSGISTGIAAIQYVKESASEALGLGESGRE, from the coding sequence GTGAACGTTCCGTACGTGGTGCCCGAGGACGACGTGACCCCCTACCCGGCCGATTTTGAGCGGGTCGTTCAGGCCGTGCGCGAGATGGGTTACGCGCTGGACGTGATCGAGAAGGGGCGCGCGGCGGGCGCTATTTTTGACGAGATTCCTTTCCTCGTGTCGTTCGATGCGGCGGGGCGTTTCCTGTCGATTCGTGCGCTGTGGGAGTCGGATCTGCCGGCCGAGAGCGCGGAGCCCGCACTTTTTGCGACGGCCGACAATTGGAATCGCGAGAAGTATTTCCCGACGGTGTACACGGCGACCTCTCCGGAGGGGACGCTGGGCGTGTACGCGGACTTCGTGGTGGACACGGAGGCCGGCCTGTCGGATGTGCAGCTGCGTGACGCGATTTCGTCGGGTATTTCGACGGGTATCGCGGCGATCCAGTACGTGAAGGAGTCCGCCTCCGAGGCACTGGGGCTCGGTGAATCCGGGCGCGAATGA
- a CDS encoding DEAD/DEAH box helicase: MSAGDDRLLGHVTLPGRSGKIADWPQWVSPAVVDAWARRGVERPWIHQREALDAVREGRDVVLATGTGSGKSLAAWTPILSDLVEAEDSSRISAIHRRPTALYLAPTKALAADQLASLMSLLGQDDKPADAQASADAEGSPGLVDERLRRVRATTVDGDTPREAKEWARAGADLILSNPDFLHYVMLPSHQRWSRFLASLRLIVIDEAHHWRGVTGSHIALVVRRLLRVAHHLGADPRVVMLSATVRDAAAVGRALTGRDAVAITEDGSPAGAHELVLWQGAIMADESEVDISSFLEALDAPPGTATLKVPIVRRSAGVEAANLATAFVEEGARLLAFVRSRAGAEAVAAQVRDRLSARGSADAGRVGAYRGGYLPEERRALEEAIRTGEVRALATTSALEMGLDISGLDATITVGWPGTRASLRQQIGRAGRAGAPGTSVLIASDNPLDAYLVRHPEHILGEVEASVIDPSNPWVLAPHVAAAAAEMPITASDITYFGPELRGVTERLVADGYLKRRPSGFFWDATRPERPSDLTDLRGAAGDVQIVDAATGTVIGTIDQASADAHVFPGAIYIHQGRTFHVLSLTSLTTPAAPAAQGWPRALLPEAPGGTQGTEHLGGGEREGAQASSIIIPPARTGDARVALVEEVRTPLRTRSATHTSVEVCAIEETYVCGDGTVTWHHGPTNVSTRVTDYDLLRLPGLEFIRNIELFLPTHTLPTKSTWFTLTPAALAAMGIEAADLAGTLHATEHAMIGILPIVATCDRWDLGGLSTELHDDTGAPTVFIHDAFRGGAGHVLAGFHSARSWVAATLEAVSSCDCESGCPRCVQSPKCGNGNEPLSKQGAITLLTYLLERAPGA; this comes from the coding sequence ATGAGCGCCGGGGATGATCGGCTGCTCGGCCACGTGACGCTGCCGGGCCGATCGGGGAAGATCGCGGATTGGCCGCAGTGGGTGTCGCCCGCAGTCGTGGACGCGTGGGCGCGCCGGGGCGTGGAGCGCCCGTGGATCCATCAGCGCGAGGCCTTGGACGCTGTGCGCGAGGGCCGCGACGTCGTGCTCGCGACGGGCACGGGGTCAGGCAAGTCGCTGGCCGCGTGGACGCCGATCCTCTCCGACCTGGTGGAGGCCGAGGATTCGTCGCGCATTTCCGCGATTCACCGCCGCCCGACGGCCCTGTACCTGGCTCCGACGAAGGCTCTGGCGGCGGATCAGCTGGCTTCGCTGATGTCGCTTCTCGGCCAGGACGACAAGCCCGCCGACGCGCAGGCGAGCGCAGACGCGGAAGGGAGCCCCGGCCTCGTCGATGAGAGGCTGCGCCGCGTGCGCGCGACGACCGTGGACGGGGATACTCCGCGCGAGGCGAAGGAGTGGGCGCGGGCGGGCGCTGACCTGATCCTCTCGAACCCTGATTTCCTGCACTACGTGATGCTTCCGTCGCACCAGCGGTGGTCACGTTTCCTGGCATCGCTGCGCCTCATCGTCATCGATGAGGCCCACCATTGGCGAGGCGTGACCGGCTCGCACATTGCGCTGGTCGTGCGCCGACTGCTGCGCGTCGCCCACCACCTGGGCGCGGATCCGCGCGTCGTCATGCTGAGCGCGACCGTGCGCGACGCGGCGGCGGTGGGCCGCGCGCTCACGGGGCGCGACGCGGTCGCCATCACCGAGGACGGCTCGCCGGCGGGCGCCCACGAACTAGTCCTGTGGCAGGGCGCGATCATGGCCGACGAGTCCGAGGTCGACATCTCTTCTTTCCTGGAGGCCCTCGACGCGCCGCCCGGCACGGCCACCCTCAAGGTCCCGATCGTGCGACGCAGCGCCGGGGTCGAGGCCGCCAACCTGGCCACCGCTTTCGTCGAGGAGGGGGCGCGCCTCCTCGCCTTCGTGCGTTCTCGCGCGGGGGCCGAGGCCGTGGCCGCTCAGGTGCGCGACCGGCTCTCGGCGCGTGGTTCCGCGGACGCGGGCCGGGTGGGAGCGTATCGCGGCGGTTACCTACCCGAGGAGCGCCGGGCGCTCGAAGAGGCGATCCGCACGGGAGAAGTACGGGCGCTCGCCACGACGTCCGCGCTCGAAATGGGCCTGGACATCTCGGGCCTGGACGCGACGATCACGGTCGGCTGGCCGGGCACGCGCGCGTCCCTGCGCCAGCAGATCGGCCGCGCGGGTCGCGCGGGCGCGCCCGGAACCTCCGTGCTCATCGCTTCCGACAACCCGCTGGACGCGTACCTAGTGCGCCACCCGGAGCACATTCTCGGCGAGGTCGAGGCCTCCGTCATCGACCCCTCCAACCCGTGGGTGCTGGCACCGCACGTCGCAGCCGCGGCCGCCGAAATGCCGATCACGGCGTCCGATATCACCTACTTTGGCCCGGAACTGCGAGGCGTCACCGAGCGCCTCGTCGCCGACGGGTACCTTAAGCGCAGGCCCTCAGGGTTCTTCTGGGACGCCACCAGGCCCGAGCGTCCCAGCGACCTCACCGACCTGCGCGGAGCCGCCGGCGACGTCCAGATCGTCGACGCGGCCACCGGCACCGTCATCGGTACGATCGACCAGGCCTCCGCCGACGCCCACGTCTTCCCCGGCGCCATCTACATCCACCAGGGGCGCACCTTCCACGTCCTGAGCCTCACCTCCCTCACCACGCCCGCCGCTCCCGCCGCCCAGGGGTGGCCGCGCGCCCTCCTGCCCGAGGCACCGGGCGGCACCCAGGGAACCGAGCACCTCGGGGGCGGGGAGCGGGAGGGGGCCCAGGCCTCGTCGATCATCATCCCGCCCGCGCGGACGGGCGACGCGCGCGTCGCCCTGGTCGAGGAGGTGCGCACTCCCCTGCGCACGCGCTCGGCGACCCACACGAGCGTCGAGGTCTGCGCGATCGAGGAGACCTACGTGTGCGGGGACGGCACGGTCACCTGGCATCACGGGCCGACGAACGTGTCGACGCGGGTCACCGACTACGACCTGCTGCGCCTGCCCGGGCTCGAGTTCATCCGCAACATCGAGCTCTTCCTGCCCACCCACACCCTGCCCACGAAGTCGACGTGGTTCACGCTCACTCCGGCGGCGCTGGCCGCGATGGGGATCGAGGCCGCGGACCTGGCGGGCACGCTGCACGCGACCGAGCACGCGATGATCGGGATCCTGCCGATCGTCGCGACCTGCGACCGCTGGGACCTGGGCGGCCTGTCCACCGAGCTGCACGACGACACGGGCGCGCCCACTGTCTTTATCCACGACGCGTTCCGGGGCGGCGCGGGGCACGTGCTCGCCGGCTTTCACAGCGCGCGGTCGTGGGTGGCCGCGACCCTCGAGGCCGTCTCCTCCTGCGACTGCGAGTCCGGGTGCCCGCGCTGCGTCCAATCCCCCAAGTGCGGCAACGGCAACGAACCCCTGTCCAAACAGGGCGCGATCACGCTGCTTACCTACCTCCTGGAGCGCGCACCGGGGGCGTAA
- a CDS encoding phosphatase PAP2 family protein, with protein sequence MDDPNAALPSDPTVDESYTKGSRPVRPRARSSASAETAGRSSRAERTPATQRPTRGRAPGPQTNGEAPANGSQPRRLTSDSWYRRKLARRLGGVAACLALTMLISHVALSTAPGQVLDTILMEGTMRSARRYEAFSTLITGIVSVPVMVAAGIVVALVAAARRRPTLAGRALGAVIGANITTQILKDYILTRPNLGVTTGAGNSLPSGHTTVAVTLSLALIVVAPQWFRSPSAWIGWAWTSLMGVSVMMEGWHRPSDVITAALIAGAWALALSPIERRPRHGAKVQRVMVWASLGLIVIALLATGAAMWGFSMSAASPGSGYGFEDFLQVRPWRSRVLGVAAVAWVSAVCGLIMHEVDRLAGE encoded by the coding sequence ATGGACGACCCCAACGCCGCCCTGCCCTCCGACCCCACCGTCGACGAGTCCTACACCAAAGGCTCACGCCCCGTGCGCCCCCGCGCGCGCTCGTCGGCATCCGCCGAGACCGCCGGCCGCTCCTCCCGAGCGGAGCGCACCCCCGCTACCCAGCGGCCCACCCGAGGGCGTGCTCCCGGCCCCCAGACCAACGGCGAGGCCCCGGCGAATGGGTCCCAGCCTCGTCGCCTGACCTCCGACTCCTGGTACCGGCGCAAGCTCGCCCGACGCCTCGGGGGAGTTGCCGCCTGCCTGGCGCTGACGATGCTCATCAGCCACGTGGCGCTCTCGACCGCGCCCGGGCAGGTCCTCGACACGATCCTCATGGAAGGCACCATGCGCTCCGCGAGGCGCTACGAGGCCTTCTCCACCCTCATCACCGGCATCGTGTCCGTGCCCGTCATGGTCGCAGCCGGCATTGTCGTCGCCCTCGTCGCCGCTGCGCGACGGCGGCCCACGCTCGCAGGGCGCGCCCTCGGCGCTGTCATCGGCGCTAACATCACGACCCAGATCCTCAAGGACTACATCCTCACCCGCCCGAATCTGGGCGTCACGACCGGCGCCGGCAACTCCCTGCCCTCCGGGCACACGACCGTCGCCGTCACCCTGTCGCTGGCCCTCATCGTCGTCGCGCCCCAGTGGTTCCGCAGCCCGTCCGCGTGGATCGGCTGGGCGTGGACATCCCTCATGGGCGTGTCCGTCATGATGGAAGGCTGGCACCGCCCCTCCGACGTCATCACCGCCGCCCTCATCGCTGGAGCGTGGGCCCTCGCCCTGTCGCCCATCGAGCGGCGCCCCCGACACGGAGCGAAAGTCCAACGCGTCATGGTGTGGGCGAGCCTTGGACTCATCGTCATCGCACTGCTGGCCACCGGCGCCGCCATGTGGGGCTTCAGCATGTCCGCCGCGTCCCCAGGATCCGGCTACGGTTTCGAGGACTTCCTGCAGGTGAGGCCCTGGCGCTCGCGCGTCCTCGGCGTCGCAGCCGTCGCGTGGGTGAGCGCGGTGTGTGGCCTCATCATGCACGAGGTCGACCGCCTCGCGGGCGAGTAA
- a CDS encoding YbjN domain-containing protein — MAASSPVSTDRIRDLLRSRDVRFGDYNEGELAYLTPNAAFFWNATNPQILQLRAQWRGIARTPEQFGELAREVAACNSTRTGPKAYLAPLEDGTQYGLIAECNVVVMSGLTQAQLDNFFETSMSMIMGFFADLEVTLPGFVDWDSQGREVSL; from the coding sequence GTGGCTGCATCTTCACCTGTCAGCACCGATCGCATTCGGGATTTGCTGCGTTCCCGGGACGTGCGTTTCGGCGACTACAACGAGGGCGAGCTGGCGTATCTGACGCCGAACGCCGCTTTTTTCTGGAATGCGACGAACCCTCAGATTTTGCAGTTGCGCGCTCAGTGGCGCGGGATTGCGCGCACGCCGGAGCAGTTCGGTGAGCTTGCCCGCGAGGTCGCGGCCTGCAATTCGACGCGCACTGGCCCGAAGGCGTACTTGGCGCCCCTGGAGGATGGCACGCAGTACGGCCTGATCGCGGAGTGCAACGTCGTGGTCATGTCGGGGCTTACGCAGGCTCAGTTGGATAATTTCTTTGAGACGTCCATGTCGATGATCATGGGTTTCTTCGCAGATCTTGAGGTGACGTTGCCCGGGTTCGTGGATTGGGATTCCCAGGGTCGGGAGGTGTCGCTGTGA